Sequence from the Thermovirga sp. genome:
GCTTACATGACCGTGCCTCGCGAAGTACTCGTCGGCGCGGTCCAGGGCCTTATCGCTGACCAGGAAGTACTTGCCATATCTTTTGAAGAAAGGGCGTCCGAAGGTGAGGGAGATCCAGTAGTTGAAGATCGCACCAAGGATGCTTCCGGCGATGCCGGCCAGGATGACCAGAAAGAGGTTCATCCGGCCCAGGGCCGCGAGGTAACCCGCAGGGGGGACCACCACTTCGCTGGGGAAGGGGATAAAGGACGACTCCAAGAACATTAGGGCTACCACGCCGGTGTAGCCCATTTTCCCTATGGTGGAGACTATCCAGGTAACAATCTGACCGAGCATCGCCGGCTCCCGATTTTCAGAGTACGTACCCGTTCCGGCGGCCCGTCATGGAATCAATGCCTATCCTGACCACGGCGATTGTCGCCATTGCCTGATCCGGAAAGGGAAGCTCCC
This genomic interval carries:
- a CDS encoding DedA family protein, which gives rise to MLGQIVTWIVSTIGKMGYTGVVALMFLESSFIPFPSEVVVPPAGYLAALGRMNLFLVILAGIAGSILGAIFNYWISLTFGRPFFKRYGKYFLVSDKALDRADEYFARHGHVSTFIGRLLPGIRQLISLPAGLTRMNIPLFLFYTSLGSGIWVVILACVGYWVGNNQALVHRYMHTASYVLIAVCAALASGYVIHCRRKSPKSKTTNHRTL